The following are encoded together in the Anabrus simplex isolate iqAnaSimp1 chromosome 5, ASM4041472v1, whole genome shotgun sequence genome:
- the LOC137501025 gene encoding uncharacterized protein, with protein MESNNVPAELMLLHTSLALLLGAVYLKRRNIQRRRRWWVHPLNQRRLSQGDFGNLLQEMRENDPHEFFLYMRMKPEQFDTILNLVSPFLIKRSVRSPLPTSMRLAITLRFLATGDSIPSLAWNYRIGKSTACQVINETTRAIWDALHGTYLPLPTEEDFRRIAQEFYTQWDMPNCIGAIDGKHIVIQAPSNSGSQFFNYKKTFSTVLMAVCDANYRFTYVDIGAYGSQSDGRIFRQSDFGHRLYDGLLPIPNSHPFPNSTNPMPYYFVGDEAFPLKRNLMRPFSKASLNSLKTKVFNYRLSRARRVIENTFGILVSRWRIFHRNINAKPENVDNKTKATVCLHNFLTVSEMNSPAKLYCPSGYADKEMDGQVQDGDWRMNIPGNMGALQRLRGNRQRVGAQNATFEAQDVRDKIADYLVSPAGAIDGQIEYILRGTLLTD; from the exons ATGGAATCCAACAACGTGCCAGCAGAATTGATGTTACTGCatacatctcttgctttgctcctgggagctgtgtatctGAAAAGGCGAAATATACAACGGcgcagaagatggtgggttcatccTTTGAATCAAAGGAGGTTATCACAGGGCGACTTTGGTAATCTACTGCAAGAAATGCGAGAAAATGATCCTCATGAGTTctttttgtacatgcggatgaaacctgagcAGTTTGACACGATCTTAAATCTTGTGTCACCTTTTCTAATcaaaagaagtgtaaggtctcctttgccgacgtctatgcgcctagctatcacTCTCCG TTTCCTAGCAACTGGCGATTCTATCCCGAGTCTAGCATGGAACTACAGGATTGGAAAATCAACGGCATGCCAGGTGATAAATGAAACCACTCGTGCTATCTGGGATGCACTTCATGGGACATATCTACCGCTGCCTACTGAAGAAGATTTCCGGAGGATTGCGCAGGAGTTCTACACACAGTGGGATATGCCAAATTGCATTGGAGCTATAGATGGCAAACACATTGTCATTCAAGCTCCAAGCAACTCAGGCTCACAATTTTTCAACTATAAAAAGACATTCAGCACAGTTTTAATGGCAGTGTGCGATGCCAATTACCGTTTTACTTATGTTGACATTGGAGCTTATGGCTCACAGTCTGATGGGCGAATATTCCGTCAATCGGATTTTGGACATAGACTTTATGATGGTTTgctcccaatccctaactctcatCCCTTTCCAAATTCAACAAACCCCATGCCATACTACTTTGTTGGCGATGAGGCATTCCCCCTAAAAAGAAATTTAATGAGACCATTCTCAAAGGCTTCCTTAAATAGCTTAAAGACAAAGGTATTCAACTATCGCCTCTCGCGTGCTCGGCGAGTTATTGAAAATACTTTCGGTATTTTGGTTTCTCGGTGGCGTATTTTTCATAGAAATATCAACGCTAAGCCTGAAAATGTGGACAATAAAACAAAAGCAACTGTGTGCCTTCACAATTTCTTAACAGTATCTGAAATGAATTCTCCAGCTAAATTATATTGCCCATCGGGATACGCTGATAAAGAAATGGATGGCCAGGTACAGGATGGTGATTGGAGGATGAACATTCCGGGAAATATGGGTGCACTGCAACGTTTAAGGGGTAATCGCCAACGAGTTGGTGCACAGAATGCAACGTTTGAGGCCCAAGATGTGCGGGATAAAATTGCCGACTACCTCGTTTCACCGGCAGGTGCAATAGATGGGCAAATTGAATACATTTTGAGAGGAACTTTACTCACTGACTAG